The window GCTTACGAAAAAACCAATCATTTAATAAAATAGGATGATAATGAATTGGATTTTCATACCATGACTTCCTTATTTTTGTCCTCACTGACCAGTCTTCGTGGTCCATTATTCCATGAGTGCCAGGCTCTATAATAGGATAAACCGCACGCAAAATCGGCGTCTCTCTCGTTTTTCCTTTCATAAAATAAGATTCATAATCATATCTTGAGCCAGTATGAACACTTTTAGATGCAAACTTATAAAAGGCAGGATATAGCTGTTCATTGAATAAAATGGAAGCAATTCTTTTGCCAAGATCTATCCGTTTATGAACATTTTTAAACCCATTGACGCTTGCCCCATAGAGATTCCCTTCACAGGTAGGCAACAGGATTGAACTAAAGTGGAGCAAGTCCTGAAAGAAAAAAGTAAAGGTTCGAAAAACATTACTTTGGACATGCGGATGGGTGATGACTGGTTTATGAATGACATGCTGTTCATTCACAATGAGTGAAATGAGTAAGCGTTTATAATCTCTATAGCTCCAGAAGTGGTTCCATTCTCTTTCCATAAACGCAGAAACTTGGAATTCATTCAATAAATGAAACATGGCACTATCCACTTTCGTCGAATAATGATAGAGCAATAACTGTGGATACGCATCGCGAAAAATAAGCCAATTTGCTTTTTCATAGGTATAGAAGAGTCTTACCCGAACTTCCTTACTTAAGAGCTGTGGAAGCCAGCTTCCTTCTAAATCACACATATTCCAGCCAGCATTACGTGAAACCATCGATGCCAAAAAGGACCAATGTATTTCCGGATGCTGTTTATAAAATTGAAAATAAGCATCTGTGCGGGAAATATTATCTTTGTTTAAGGCTTTTGTCTCATTTTTAATATTCTGCACTAGAAGCTGTTCATTTGAAAGGATAGGATGTGATGCTGGTTTTAGTATCATGATTTAATTTGCAACCTCACGCTTCTATAATCAACAGTAGAAAACTGAATGCTCTCCGTGATTTTTTTACTCCTATCGTTTGTTAAATGATTCTTTTTATTCAACATGAATGCGCAGATATTTGATATTATAAGTAATAGCATGTGAGGTGAAATATAATGACTTTCCATTATCCGAATGGTAAGCGCTATGTAGCAGCAACAGCAGAAACTGCTAAGAGCAAAACTATGGATAAAAAATGGTCCTACGGAAAAAGGGGGATGACATTAGAGGAGGACATTAATGAAACAAATCAAT of the Bacillus tuaregi genome contains:
- a CDS encoding DUF2515 family protein — protein: MILKPASHPILSNEQLLVQNIKNETKALNKDNISRTDAYFQFYKQHPEIHWSFLASMVSRNAGWNMCDLEGSWLPQLLSKEVRVRLFYTYEKANWLIFRDAYPQLLLYHYSTKVDSAMFHLLNEFQVSAFMEREWNHFWSYRDYKRLLISLIVNEQHVIHKPVITHPHVQSNVFRTFTFFFQDLLHFSSILLPTCEGNLYGASVNGFKNVHKRIDLGKRIASILFNEQLYPAFYKFASKSVHTGSRYDYESYFMKGKTRETPILRAVYPIIEPGTHGIMDHEDWSVRTKIRKSWYENPIHYHPILLNDWFFRKQSQIQRMALFKQIIE